The Eremothecium gossypii ATCC 10895 chromosome VII, complete sequence nucleotide sequence AATAACATAAGGCAACCACTTAACATAGTAACTGAAGAGCTGGTAATCAGAAGCAATTGAACGGCCCATAACCTGTCTAGATGTAATCACTTCTTCCAGATACTGACGCAATTCACCAAATTCATCGTATGAGACTGCTATAGTGTGAATCGGATCCCTTGCCAAGATTAACTTCGACATCAAATCCTCAAAAATAGCCAGACCAGCCTCTAGATCAGGCAATGGCACATCATCTGCTGGGTTTGATACTGTACTCCGGACCCTTGGAATGATGTCTAGGAGTCGGAAATAATAGTTGTCACAAGATGACGCTGCTGTACACTTCAAGCTCTTGGTGTTGGCAAGAATGGATGTGACAGAGCCTAGCAACTTGTGAATATCATCTCTAAAATGTGTCTTTAGACCTATGCGCCGGAGTTCTTTTAGTGTGTCACTCAATGCCTTTCTCTTTTGGCTCTTCAGGGTAGCCAACAGCTTCTTCTTATCCTTACTATAGACCTTTGGCGTTTCCGATCTTAGTCTATCAGCCTCTGTCATAACTTGCTGAGCATAGGCATAGAGATCTGGCAGAGCACGTCCAGTGATTCTGGAAATGTATACCGCCATATTTTTCTCCACTCTGGTCAAGTTCAATAGCACTTTTGGACCCGTAGCCCAGGATGGCAGTTCAGTTATTTGCACTTTTAACTCACACAATGAAATATCCTTGACCATTGGTAGAGCAACCTTGTTAAACTGCGAAGTCAGTTTATAGCTTGCAGAAATTCCATTTTGGACTAATGGTGACACTTCAGTAGCTAAAACGTCACGGTACTTGCGCAAAATCTTGTAGAGGTTGTTGTGCGAACGACGGGAACTTTGCTTGAGAGCATCAACATTCACATCTTTCCAGCTAGCAAGAAGAATAACTTCAGAAATCTCCTTTTCTAAAATCTTTTTGTTTGCCGCAATGCTATCTTCAATGACAGGTAGAAACTGTTCGTAAAAGGTGGTGATGTTCGTCAACGCGTGTAACACTGGAGTTCCAGCTGAGTTCAAGACGGATACATGCTTTATAAAAGCATGTACCATTTGCAAACGAATGTGTATTTCACCATATGTGCTTTTGCTGAAGAAGACATTCAGAGCAAGCAGAAGTTGAGTATATTCTTCATCTGTGCCATGAAATTCAACATTCTTGAAGTTAGCATTGATTATCGTTTCATACAAGTGGAACCACCAGTTGCCAATATTACGTTCAACAGATTTATTCTCATATTCAAAAAGACTCTTCCATGTCAGCAGCTCCAACTTACGCCATTCAACGATAAGGCGTGTCAGCTCATCTATATGGACACTTAGAGAGACATTCTTCGATGCATATTTCTCCCATTCTGCAGCAAATGTATAGATTTGTTCTATCTTCTGTAGCAATTTGGCAATAGGCGTATTCGCAGAATATTCCAGGTATTCTTTACAGATCCTGAAAAGTTCACGTAGCGTGGCATGTTCAGGCCACTGGACCAATAGATTATTCACCGAATATAGTAGTCGCTCAATCAACTTAGCCGATTTCTTCAGTTCCACTACTGAACCGCCGTGGTAAAAGTCAATATCACTGGCAATAACAGGGGAATTGATCGAGTTAATAACAGATGCAAGCTCGTTAATAACAGCGACATAAGAATGTGGACTCATTTTAGCAGTTTCAAACTTCTGGTCATTTAGTAATGTTTCAATTACGTGGGCGCTATCGTGGATCAGTTCTTGAATTTTCAGTTGTTTAGACTCTTCAAACAGTGACATATAGTTTACTGCTAGTCTGTAATAGACTTGTAGGAGATCATCCTTTGAGCTTACAGTCTTATCTTCTGCATCAATTGATAGCACGTCTTCATAATCTGGGAAAAGTCTCTTGAAATCTTGTTCAACGTCGCCGCTATCGTCTTTGTATCTGAAAATAGAATTCTGCTCACGAGCCAATTTCTCATCCTTAATGCGACGTAAAGACCACCGGTAATATAAAGTCTGAAGCACAGTGTTCACGTTATAGAGTACTTCCCCTTCTAAAGCGTGATACTTCGCCAGCGCCAGGTAGTGCAAAAGGACACGGTCAGCATCAAGTGAATCAACCGTTTTCTCCCTAAAGTATGGGTTCATGGACCCAATATTCTTTGTCATTGATGAGATATCAGTCAATATATTGATATCGAAGGCCCATAATGGGGACACGGCTAGATTGTcttgctgttgctgcttAGAGGCCAATAATAGATCAAAACCGAATTTCAAACAGTAGACATAACCACTCAAGATATCATTCAGATCAGAATAATGCATGTAAGTTGTGGATAGTCTATCCAGGAAATGTGATGTATTTTGTTGGAACATTTTAACTTGATCAGATGTCACCTTGAAAGAAGAATTGGCGTCCTCCAGTAAGTTCAGTAGCCTTTCAAGAGGCTCGACATCGACCGTAGAGGTCATAAACGCAGACCATTCGTCAAACATAGGATTGACCGAAGTTTTCGGTCTAAAATAAGATGGACTTGCCGGCTTGTCTGAATCACTGATAGTTGGTAATGTTTCAGAAATATTAGAGGATTCTCTGCCGATAATCACCTTACTTACAGCTTTCCATGATTCAGCTAATGTTTCTGACAGATTTTTCCGAAGACTGAAATGGTCTAAAATAACGTAGTCATGAACAGCAGGATCATATGGTGAACTTGGCACATACAGTTGAATCATCCCAATAGCAAAGAGAACGTAAGATTTACCTAGCGCGGCATCACCTGGAATATCTAGCATTTGCAGCGCAGGTGAAAAGAATTTCTCATGAATTGATTGGAAATGTGGTTCCGTGTGTTCCATTGCTAAGCCCGCTAGTACACGATAATCATCATTAGACTCACAGGTTAGATGGGCCTTCACTGTTGCCTTATACCAGTCTAATAGAACCTGCCTGTAACGAGCATATTGATCCTGAAGAATAACCACCGATGCGTCAACCATCGAATTGAGCAACAATGTCGCGTCATTCACGGTTTGAGTGATGTGACTTCCGGTGAAATTCTCAAAGGAATTTAATTTCGGTATCAACCCCTTCAACAAGGAAGCTGTGAAGATATCATCAACATGCGATTTGTAAGCTAAACCTTCCCGCATCCATAGGAAATCAAAAGTGGCTGGGAAAGCATAGTTTGCGCTATTGGCTTTGACTAACTGCGAAGTAGAAATACTACTTGTGGGCGCCAGGTTGAATAGCAGAGTAGAACATTCAACGGGATCTAGGAATATAAATCTGGCGATTTTATCAAATTCCTCTAAGAAGAAGTGTTTCCTCTTGATCAAGAACAAAGAAGAAAGTCTGTTGAGCTCTGAAAGACCTATTTCTATCTTAGAAATGACCTGCTCAAATTCTTCACAAGTCCCAGACAGCACATCCCGTACTAAGCCATGAAAAACGTCTTGCAATTGCCTAATCAGTGGGTATGAATCACATAACTGTTCTTTGACGGCATGATCAAACTTTTCCGCCATATCCTCAATATTTTGAAGCTTGTTCCAGGAATCCAAGGAAGAGGGGTATGTTTTACGGAATACTCCCCATAGCAAAGTCATCGAAAGACCCGAAGTCAGATTCAGACCTTCACAGAACCGCTGAATCAGTGCAGATACACTCCCAAGCTCAGGAATAACATCGTTAGCACTTTTCAGCCATTCTAACAAGATATCCTGGTAAACACGTAGACGAGCTTCATCGTTCGCTGTAGCTGCTTCAAAAATCCCCATCCAAACCACGTAAAGAGCATGTAAAATTCTATAGCCACTTTGTTGCTCGCAGAAGCCTGAGTTCACAATAGCATGGTGAACAAAATCTCTTAATTGCAATAGGAACGTGTAGACTTCAACCCTAGGAGGATTTTTGATATGCCTTCCTTGGTCTACGGCAGCGCTTTGCTCAAGATATGTTAGCTGATTCAGCTTTCCATGTAGCGCATTTCTTTCAACTTGCGTTAAAGATTCTCTGCCTTGTATTTCCATTTCCAATAGTTGATAAAAGTAGTGTACGTCCTGTGAGACGACATTTGGGGAAACATCCTGCAAGCGAGAAGCAATTTGAGCATTTAGTAGTGGATGGAAGGGTTGATGAACAGCAAAGCTGTTACTATTAAAAGATGGGAGGATATCCGCGGTTGCAGACGCATATATGCCCTTTATTTTTGGTAGCATATTACTGCTCTCAAGCATATAATAAAGGTCGACCAATCTAATGACAGCTTCCTTCTCTTCAAATAGAGAACTTGCAATGACATTTGACTTCCAGTGAGCCACATACTCTGAAGAAATCAATGACAAAGTCGATATAACAGTGGCAGAGATAGTATCATCGGCCATATGAATGATATCGTGTAGTCTCGCAAACGGTAACAAAGATGAAATCCTTGGCGACAGATATGCTGATGTAGGGGTACGAGCGGTAGGCTCATAGAGCGTGATGTTTTGTAGCTTTTCTTCTAACTCACTGTCATGGTGAGCCACCTCGCCCATACCAAGTACCATTTGATCAAATTCCGTGGCCCGCTTCTGAAGATCTTCAATGAAAATTTCAATCCCTCTATTCCTCATTGCTCTTGATAACTCACCATATTTGGGATCCACTGTCATGAAGAGCCTGAAGTTGGGATGAGGCCTAATATGCCTTGGCCTACCGTCAGCCAAGCTGCACTCGTTCACAATAAGTGTCCCATTCGGCTCCAGCAATGAGTTTAATCTGTCTAAAACAGAAGGGGAACACAGATTGGCATTGTCCAAGATCAACCAGTATCCTTCTTCAACAGCATTAATCAGTAAACCATCAAACCACTCAAATTTCACAGAGGCCTGCTTTTCAAATAAGGTCTCTAGCTTGGAAACATCCTGCTGTATTTCTTGGAGTACATTGTTTTTAGCAGTGTATTCCATAAATTTTGTAAAACGGCTTAGGAATTCGTCAAAAATATCCGGGGTGATAGCTGTTTCCTTGATAAATTCAAACAGGGCGAGGGCCTGTCTTATACCAGCTTCGGACTCTGAACCCATATTAGTTGTCGTGATGTTCAAAATCAGGAGCTCTCTTAGAGCAGAGGTCAATTTGTTTATGACCGATCCAATCTTTCTGGTAATATCAACTTGTTCGTAACCACCTAGAATATCCATACTGTCAACGTCACTGTTCATGGAGAATTCCACAATATTTGCACCAACCAGGCTTCCGATATGGTGAACAACTCCAGTCTTACCAGCATTTGTAGGACCAACAAGAATAACCGGCCAATTGTGATTTACGCAGCGAATTATCGATTCGTAAACCTCATAGTTTGTTTGTAAAGGAACAAGTAGTTTCTGTGAATCAAACTGTACCATTGGCTTTCTTTGTATCAACTCGGCATTGACCTGGAGGTAATCCTGAGCCACTTGATAATAGTTGTCCCGTTTCTTGTAACTTCCAAATATGTTCTGTATCAAATGATTGACTTGCTGTCTATCTGACTCGGTGCGGAACCTCTGCTTGACAACTATGTCGAGGAAATCTACCGCGCCAATGTCGTTACAGATGGATTGTGAATTCAATAATTTTAACCACCGCAGGGTATCTCTCAGATTGAACTCCCATGGAGCACCAAGTGAACCCCATGCTTTTTTCACACTGACATCGTGTTCCAATTGTGACATAAGTCTGATCATTTTCTCAGAAATCTCGAGCGGAACCTGCGGATACAAATAGCCTGCAATCAGAAGCAAGTCATTCGCCTTTAACATATCCACGTAAACCACACTAAAACGATTAATGAAAGACTTTGGTAACCCTTTTCTACCACCACCTTGGTATTGCGGATTTTGAGCAGCAAATACGCGGAAATTGGGGTGCCGAGAAAATGATTTGTTCAACTCTGGAATATAGGCTTCACCACGGTGATCCAAACAAGCGTTTAGACCTTCTAAAACAGATTGAGATGCCAAGTTCATTTCATCTAACAATACCCATTCACCTTTTTGCATAGCTCTTAAAAACGGTGCATCACGCCATACAAACTCGCCAGTCTTCTCTCCGGGAGCATCGGATCCAAATAAATCAATCAAATCAGTTTGTTCGGATAAATTAATACGCGTTAATTCGTTACCGGTACAGTCAGCCAATGCCGAAATTAATGTGGTTTTACCAACACCAGGTGATCCTTCCAGTAAGATTGGCTTTTGTACTTGCATTGCTCTGACAACTTTCATGAGATTGTAGGCTGTAGTAGGTGCGCCAAGATTGAAAACCGGTTGGACAGATGAGGAAGAAACTCTGGGTAGGCTAAAAAGCCCGGATTGGAGAGTTTCATCGTCAATCTTAACATCGAATGGACCAGACATGTATTTGTTTAAATCCTTTCCTGCTAGTTCAGACAGATATTTGAGACATTCTTGCTTCTGGTGTTCTAATCGTTCCTCACTCTCGGCAAGGTACGCTGTGTTGTTGGTTCCAAGGGCGTCAATGAATACCATTGCCGCCCCATGGATTAATGAAGCATAAGGGCAAGCCAATGCCTTATAGGTACTATTAATGAACTCGACCCAAGCTAAAATATCACGCAAAGATATAACACCACTGTTAGCCTTTCCAGCCCCAAACTTCTTACCATACCATTCAGAAAATTTGACAATCGGATCTACCAGAGGTGATAGCTCCTCGTCTAATTTTGTCGAAACGATAAGTTTGACATCTTCAAAGCTCTCCATAGAAGGAACCCATATCTCTGTCAGACGATTCCTTAATGCAGGAGAAAGTTCTTTCTTACCGTAGTCACCTCCAGGATTCATAGTCGCTAAAAATTGGAAGCCGTTTGAGGCAGTTATAAAGCAATCAGACGATCCCTTTTCGGCAAGCAAGAGGCTGCGTTCTGGTTCCAGGACAGAATTCAATCTTTCAAGAACAGAGTCATCGGCCAGAGATATTTCATCCAAAAGAAAGAAAtcgccgctcttcatagCCTGGATCAGCGGACCATCCGTCCACTCAAATAAGACATTTAGCATGTCAATATGATTTTGAATAGAAGCCACGGTTTCTGTAGGTAGGGTGCTTTTGTCAACCGCATTGAATTGTTGAATAAGAGCAGATAAGTCAGGTTCCTGCCCATTATCAGAAGGAGGTAATATAGATAACAGCAACTGCAGTAGTTTCTGCTGAAGTTCGGATCTATTCCGCATAGGCCGTTGCGCACCTAGAATATCGCCAGTTTCAGTATTCTGGTGAGCATTCATTGTAATCAGTTTCTTATCCTTATAGCGGGCAATCAAATCACATATAGTGGTTTTACCGCAACCTGTTTCTCCAACCAGAAGAACAGGTTCATTATTTTCCAAGCACGTATTAACAAGAACAGCTAGGCGTCTCATAGCTTTTGTCCAGACCACTGAGCTTTCAAGTTTGAGCAATGATTTGTTTTCGAGACTTTCATAGTAACTATCCATATCTAGTTTGACTTTCATGACAGTTTCTATCACTGACTTCACCACGTTCTTCTCTTCCTGGGTTCTGCAGCGTTCTGCTAAAAGCATGTAACCGTTTGCACCTAATTGTTCATATCCGACTGCTTCTCTTAAAGCCCATCTAAAAAGATCACGTAAAGTAGCAAACGAATTTTTCTGCTCAAATAACCGATTAGCTGAACGCTGAATTAAAAGTTGGCGATAAACTTCCACAATTTTCTTTGCATATGATGGTGCGATTTGGCAACGTTCCCGTAAAATGATTTCTAGTTCATCTTGTGGTATATCATCAAAGTGCAGTTCCAAGAAACGATTTCTAAAAGCTCTAGATAAAACTTTCCTGCCTCCATATATCCCTGGCGGGTTCTGCGTTGCAAATAGCATGAAATCTGGGTGGGGATGAATAACCTCCTGGGTTTCCGGGATAAACAACTCCCTATTATCGTCCAACAATCTATTCAGGGCCTCCAGAACGTCCGAAGGGGCCAAATTCAGTTCATCAAGGACTATCCAGTACCCATTCCGTAGCGCCTCGACCAATATACCCTCCCGGAAGATCAGTTTTCCTGCTGCATCGGTAACGTACGTACCAAGATATTCCTGTAAATCAGTGTGCTCATGATTGTTAATACGGACGAACTTATGGCCAGTGACATCAGCTAGGTATTTGATCATGGAGGTTTTACCAGCAGAGGTTGGACCCTGCACTAAGATAGGAAATTTTCCACCAGATGTCGCTCTAACTAGGTTCAGCATGTTTTTCTCAACAAATGGGGTTATAATGTAATGTGGTTGTTCTAGGATTGGTTCAGCCCCAGATTGCATCCAGTAATGTTTAAATTTGACATACCCGGGCCCTGGTGAAGGGGGTATCTGTGAAATTACAGATTTCGGATTCTTCAATTTGCCGATTGTATATTGTTCAATGAGCGGTAGCAATATGGACTCAGATTTTTCATCCAGTAACGTCAGAAAACTCATACAGAAACCTTCATATAAGGACCTGCGAAGACCATATATCTGGACGATATCTGTCACATAGAGAAGTGTGCGCGTCAGCGTACGTATGCTAAAATGTGGCTTCTGATTTGCCCCATCAACGATCTTATTGGAGTCAGCCAGCCGTTTTGCTTCCAAATATAGCTGCGCCACGTCGTTGCCAACCCACTCATCGGATACACCATACCGTCTAATGTATCGGTCAATGATGGACAATAAGTCCGTTAAGTCACGATCTGGAGAGTGGACGTATATCTCACTGAACCTTGATCTCACACCCGCCGGCAAGTCCCTTTTCCCAACATCAGTAGCTGGGTTCATACATGCAAAAATTCGGAAGTCAGGATGCGCTTTGATAGCTTCTGTCTCTCCCCTTTCCGATAATAATATGCTACGTGAGTTTTTTTCAGATAAAAGGTCTGCGATGCTTTCTAGAGTGTCAGCGGACGCCAGGTTGACCTCATCCAACAATAACCAATCACCGTTTCTGACAGCTTTTACCAGTGAACCTTCGACAAAGTTAAAAACGAAAGAGTTTTCTAGAGAATTAGCTTGTATTTCAAAGCTTTTAACGCTGTCTTCAAGTGATTCCCACTTTTCTAACAGTAACTTTTGTTCCTGATCGTTTAGCTTCCGTTTTTTCCGCTGTTTTTCAGAAGCGTCCTTATCCTCTTTGGTTAATACCACACGTGCCATCTTAACGGCTTCATGCAAGAGCCGGATAAAGTTCTTC carries:
- the REA1 gene encoding AAA family ATPase midasin (Syntenic homolog of Saccharomyces cerevisiae YLR106C (MDN1)); its protein translation is MVSTNCMSLQLDACRERFAIYNRLNPQRPAPELFQFERGGDVKVQLSQMARLALDIRYTVPYLYIYRPIFADIVSRWLCELEATEPVAVLDGLARCIRLCPEIGSLAHHFLSERGDFFCALIQTHEQDRNNELQRTLLAYYRFIYYDREAFKAHIHPQVLHAVLGSSQPSVVKFLAMKILALYLEMSESTYIALQNKHIAAGEHLLSDYEGDSGVDYRFLELNESKMFSNFSRLPTDTLEVNTATVTSEKDNENTLTIPAELLSAHVIPVCKVLIAKVSTHGPAHVLKTTMVPTAHSVEAMVQLARCVQHSQPVMLVGGTGSGKTFLVNELARMLGVHDSMVKIHLGEQTDAKLLLGTYTSGERPGTFEWRSGVLTTAIKEGRWVLIEDINKAPTEVLSVLLTLLEKRELSIPSRGQVIKAAAGFQLISTITLEDDEKSHMGGKMPDLIGISRWHQIKLSQPSDSELNSILCEKYPLLRNMIPKFIATYNAVQAVYGSPQFISLNKGVHPRVLSVRDLVKLCNRVHQIFVTNNITAHDQLIESSIYDYFFIEAVDCFASAVSEAAALQPLITKIGESLEVSTARIALYLTKHVPQFEDGDSIVRIGRAAVAKSKLALKKKTLNSTSFARTNHALRLMEQICVAVQLAEPLLLVGETGTGKTSVVQQVAKMLNKSLTVINISQQTESGDLLGGYKPVNCKTIAIPILEEFELLFAATFSMKKNEKFYQLLHKCFNNKHWKNFIRLLHEAVKMARVVLTKEDKDASEKQRKKRKLNDQEQKLLLEKWESLEDSVKSFEIQANSLENSFVFNFVEGSLVKAVRNGDWLLLDEVNLASADTLESIADLLSEKNSRSILLSERGETEAIKAHPDFRIFACMNPATDVGKRDLPAGVRSRFSEIYVHSPDRDLTDLLSIIDRYIRRYGVSDEWVGNDVAQLYLEAKRLADSNKIVDGANQKPHFSIRTLTRTLLYVTDIVQIYGLRRSLYEGFCMSFLTLLDEKSESILLPLIEQYTIGKLKNPKSVISQIPPSPGPGYVKFKHYWMQSGAEPILEQPHYIITPFVEKNMLNLVRATSGGKFPILVQGPTSAGKTSMIKYLADVTGHKFVRINNHEHTDLQEYLGTYVTDAAGKLIFREGILVEALRNGYWIVLDELNLAPSDVLEALNRLLDDNRELFIPETQEVIHPHPDFMLFATQNPPGIYGGRKVLSRAFRNRFLELHFDDIPQDELEIILRERCQIAPSYAKKIVEVYRQLLIQRSANRLFEQKNSFATLRDLFRWALREAVGYEQLGANGYMLLAERCRTQEEKNVVKSVIETVMKVKLDMDSYYESLENKSLLKLESSVVWTKAMRRLAVLVNTCLENNEPVLLVGETGCGKTTICDLIARYKDKKLITMNAHQNTETGDILGAQRPMRNRSELQQKLLQLLLSILPPSDNGQEPDLSALIQQFNAVDKSTLPTETVASIQNHIDMLNVLFEWTDGPLIQAMKSGDFFLLDEISLADDSVLERLNSVLEPERSLLLAEKGSSDCFITASNGFQFLATMNPGGDYGKKELSPALRNRLTEIWVPSMESFEDVKLIVSTKLDEELSPLVDPIVKFSEWYGKKFGAGKANSGVISLRDILAWVEFINSTYKALACPYASLIHGAAMVFIDALGTNNTAYLAESEERLEHQKQECLKYLSELAGKDLNKYMSGPFDVKIDDETLQSGLFSLPRVSSSSVQPVFNLGAPTTAYNLMKVVRAMQVQKPILLEGSPGVGKTTLISALADCTGNELTRINLSEQTDLIDLFGSDAPGEKTGEFVWRDAPFLRAMQKGEWVLLDEMNLASQSVLEGLNACLDHRGEAYIPELNKSFSRHPNFRVFAAQNPQYQGGGRKGLPKSFINRFSVVYVDMLKANDLLLIAGYLYPQVPLEISEKMIRLMSQLEHDVSVKKAWGSLGAPWEFNLRDTLRWLKLLNSQSICNDIGAVDFLDIVVKQRFRTESDRQQVNHLIQNIFGSYKKRDNYYQVAQDYLQVNAELIQRKPMVQFDSQKLLVPLQTNYEVYESIIRCVNHNWPVILVGPTNAGKTGVVHHIGSLVGANIVEFSMNSDVDSMDILGGYEQVDITRKIGSVINKLTSALRELLILNITTTNMGSESEAGIRQALALFEFIKETAITPDIFDEFLSRFTKFMEYTAKNNVLQEIQQDVSKLETLFEKQASVKFEWFDGLLINAVEEGYWLILDNANLCSPSVLDRLNSLLEPNGTLIVNECSLADGRPRHIRPHPNFRLFMTVDPKYGELSRAMRNRGIEIFIEDLQKRATEFDQMVLGMGEVAHHDSELEEKLQNITLYEPTARTPTSAYLSPRISSLLPFARLHDIIHMADDTISATVISTLSLISSEYVAHWKSNVIASSLFEEKEAVIRLVDLYYMLESSNMLPKIKGIYASATADILPSFNSNSFAVHQPFHPLLNAQIASRLQDVSPNVVSQDVHYFYQLLEMEIQGRESLTQVERNALHGKLNQLTYLEQSAAVDQGRHIKNPPRVEVYTFLLQLRDFVHHAIVNSGFCEQQSGYRILHALYVVWMGIFEAATANDEARLRVYQDILLEWLKSANDVIPELGSVSALIQRFCEGLNLTSGLSMTLLWGVFRKTYPSSLDSWNKLQNIEDMAEKFDHAVKEQLCDSYPLIRQLQDVFHGLVRDVLSGTCEEFEQVISKIEIGLSELNRLSSLFLIKRKHFFLEEFDKIARFIFLDPVECSTLLFNLAPTSSISTSQLVKANSANYAFPATFDFLWMREGLAYKSHVDDIFTASLLKGLIPKLNSFENFTGSHITQTVNDATLLLNSMVDASVVILQDQYARYRQVLLDWYKATVKAHLTCESNDDYRVLAGLAMEHTEPHFQSIHEKFFSPALQMLDIPGDAALGKSYVLFAIGMIQLYVPSSPYDPAVHDYVILDHFSLRKNLSETLAESWKAVSKVIIGRESSNISETLPTISDSDKPASPSYFRPKTSVNPMFDEWSAFMTSTVDVEPLERLLNLLEDANSSFKVTSDQVKMFQQNTSHFLDRLSTTYMHYSDLNDILSGYVYCLKFGFDLLLASKQQQQDNLAVSPLWAFDINILTDISSMTKNIGSMNPYFREKTVDSLDADRVLLHYLALAKYHALEGEVLYNVNTVLQTLYYRWSLRRIKDEKLAREQNSIFRYKDDSGDVEQDFKRLFPDYEDVLSIDAEDKTVSSKDDLLQVYYRLAVNYMSLFEESKQLKIQELIHDSAHVIETLLNDQKFETAKMSPHSYVAVINELASVINSINSPVIASDIDFYHGGSVVELKKSAKLIERLLYSVNNLLVQWPEHATLRELFRICKEYLEYSANTPIAKLLQKIEQIYTFAAEWEKYASKNVSLSVHIDELTRLIVEWRKLELLTWKSLFEYENKSVERNIGNWWFHLYETIINANFKNVEFHGTDEEYTQLLLALNVFFSKSTYGEIHIRLQMVHAFIKHVSVLNSAGTPVLHALTNITTFYEQFLPVIEDSIAANKKILEKEISEVILLASWKDVNVDALKQSSRRSHNNLYKILRKYRDVLATEVSPLVQNGISASYKLTSQFNKVALPMVKDISLCELKVQITELPSWATGPKVLLNLTRVEKNMAVYISRITGRALPDLYAYAQQVMTEADRLRSETPKVYSKDKKKLLATLKSQKRKALSDTLKELRRIGLKTHFRDDIHKLLGSVTSILANTKSLKCTAASSCDNYYFRLLDIIPRVRSTVSNPADDVPLPDLEAGLAIFEDLMSKLILARDPIHTIAVSYDEFGELRQYLEEVITSRQVMGRSIASDYQLFSYYVKWLPYVIDYALHTLRSYSTAAAESMDTSFFQQAYDEVRTYEEFTNKNIVLNERVSNAISSFNAFLLRFVEGLQANKNTKCQFVYDMVYSWVRQSTSQLSTKFESNDYVSKIDETVRRLCTSIILSVQRLMESQTDEVTEEVDRWFAISTKQLVDNMKLCNSQKIISTMHMLVNHLKQNDILGEEMTLVSSTILYAMPVFNQYHRLLGSILNASQQNYYTTSRATYAFSHLLYNLAKDGFCSPEPPSEEVEDNNLHEGTGLGDGEGAQNNSKDVEEDEDLLEDAQKPNDDQKDQDERSEDEDDNAVDMEGDIAGELENAPGQDSGDEDEMEEEEKDLDEEIDDLDDDPNAIDDKMWNEEPEEDTKEKESEKMPENSAADDVQASKEEDENANDNNQADGTAEDGREEDDAEEDGEEDVGEQDDEVKHEDNEDLEANVPEVETMDLPEDMNLDSGDEKDSDDGADDQFDDDMSVDEEPNAEEMETKDDAIDENNMGSDDEALSPEEEQQDDGIAEDGEAASDEEADGAEEEGQDQNSEDELAEDHADENKQEPADQEAASDKQQGLEGIEDLADVQDIDMEAAVEQHAGASGEGAEAADSKEQDNVGSSGMAQSHEQQQDNGEEVQDSSREEAIESLKQLGDSLKEFHRRHQQIKEASNNEEETNADAANTRPDEFEHINGAATDADTQALDTATKDQLESVDKDQAIEDDHDMDADKKAPDADIDAMDVDDADADDDAQLQNGDVDAEEVNGKNVGGFIGNRDMQDDNAQALDLDLPLQQQDELEQIIEQIDIESRADQEAAVPPRSIEDSRVLWKKSEQATDELVTVLSEQLRLILEPTLATKLRGDYKTGKRLNMKRIIPYIASQFRKDKIWLRRTKPSKRQYQIMIAVDDSKSMSESKSVELAFQSICLVSKALTQLESGGLSIVKFGETTKELHNFDQQFAADAGAKVFQWFGFQETKTDVKRLVAESIKIFERARTSQNSDLWQLQIVISDGVCEDHETVQRLVRRARENRIMLVFVIIDGINAKESILDMGQVSYVPDQNGVLQLQVTKYLDTFPFEFYVVVRDISELPEMISIILRQYFTELASL